The sequence below is a genomic window from Silene latifolia isolate original U9 population unplaced genomic scaffold, ASM4854445v1 scaffold_20.1, whole genome shotgun sequence.
CAAGTGTGATGTTTTTTGGGATTCGACACATGGTAAGCTGTCCATTTAGTTTGATTAAATATAATCACTCTTTAAAACAAAAATAGGACTTGTAACATATATATTCAAAACAGGAAATTAAAACCGAAGGAGCTGGAGACAGGGAATTGATTAAAGAAAAGATGTTCGAAGAATGGGACGAATTCATTAGAAGAAACACAGTTCCCTGTAACCTGCAAGCAGGTCTGGTTTTTATTCCAATGGTATGGAAAGAGCATTATTTCTGTGTTtgtataaatttcaaaaccgagaCAGTGGAAGTGCTGGACAACACAGAGTACCCCGACTGGGAGCAAATACAAATACACAAAGTTGCAGATTTGGTGGTATGATTAATTGATAGTTCTTTAAAGTATTGCTGTATAGTAACATTGAAATAATGGATTTCTGTGTTTGTGAAATTATTACTAATGGTGAACCGTAATATTGTAGGCGGAGCACATGAGTGACTACTTAGCAAAGAAGAACGTGGAAAGAGCAGATGATATAATAACGTTTGATGTTGTCAACATCAACTTCCCTTGGCAAAAGACAGAGATGAACAATACTGAGTCTGGGAACTTCTTAATGATGCACATGATTCGATATGAGGGTGTAATGTTTGAAGCCGACCTGAACCAAAAAGTGTATAGGCAATACTACTGGCTAGAAATGGCACCAGCATTGCTTTTAGCTGACATAAATGAGAACAGAACACCTTTGATCGAAAAAGTAAAAGAATTTTCAGATGGGAAGGATGAAATATGGAAGACATTGAAGCAACAGAGGAAGAACAACGAAAAGGCGAAAGGGAAGCAGAAAGAGGAAGTACCAATGGCAGAAGTTCAAACAAAAGAGAATGCTGATGTTGTTGTGGAGGAGACAAATAAAGAAGATGTTCCGGAAACAGCAAAGGAGGATTGTACTAAGAAACCGATTATTAACACAGAATTGCCAATTCTTCGGCAATCTCCTAGGAAAAGGTAAAACAATTTACAATTGTATATACAAAAATATAGATAGTAATTAGGACAAAGGTGGCCAGAAATAATAACTGACTGTTGGTATGGATATGCTTTACAGAGGAGCTGATTCCGGAAAAGATGGTGAAGATCGTAGGAACGAGCCCGCAATAACATACAAACGTGGTAGGATTAAGACCGTTGCAAATCCGAAGAACCGTggtagaggtagaggaaggaatTAGGACTACTATATTTGTTAGAACGAAGTTGTAAGTAAACTAAAGGGTATGTAATGGTAGTACAAAaaggaatttaatggtaactTTTTATAATGGTAAAGTAGTGATGGCTATTTTGGATGTCATCGAACTGTTGCtaaagtgtgatattatttcaCGTTTGGTGTGATATTGTGTAATAGTTGTTGTGATATTGCTTCTCAATATCACACAGGGCTAAAACAATACCACACTGTTTACTTTAAAATATCACTATGGATATGGATTGTTAAATCTGACGTTGATATTGTTTTTagaatgttgtgatattgttatGTACACAGGTTGATATTGCTTCTCAGTATCGCACAGTatgttaaacaatatcacacagatgactaaacaatatcacaatatgaATATATAAGTTTAAGTATTACGTTGATATTGTTTTCACAATGTTTTGATATTGTTGTGTACACAAGTTGATATTGTGTTAGAAAACTGCAGAAGCATATTATGAACTGCCATATTTTGACAACACACAAAACACAAGATGTGAAAATCTTAAAGTTAAAGGCATATATAGTAGTCCTGATGTAGTGATACTGTTTAGAGTAAGATGTGAAATATATAAAtgtaaagtgtgatattgtttctcagtatcacaaaaatacaaaaacaagacaaCTGAGACAACTAAAATAATCAAATATTCTCCGAGTACGAGTACTTTCTATATAAAATAAAGTATAATTTATACTTTAATGAATGTTGTGGTCTATATTAATATGCTAGTCATAAAGAATGTCGTCTATTTGCTGCTGCTATAATTAATGAGCGCCATCAACAAAAACTCCTTCGACCGATCAaccatcatcagcatcatcctcatcTGAACTACCCTGAAAATACAAAAAGGTGAAACagtgatattattttatataaggagtgatattatttcaaatgaagtgtgatattgtttctatcTCAGAACAATTACAAACAATATCACATTATGTTATCCTCAAGCAGTGATACTGTGTACTAcaaagtgtgatattatttctaaTAAGGTGTGGTATTGTTTCTGAAATTACCATGAAAATATAAAAGAAAGTTGAGACAGATGTGTTGACACATTCTGTTATCCTCAAATAATATCACAAGCTGGTATCGTCAAATAGTGATACTGTTTAGTATAAGATGtgatattattttaaataacatgTGGTATTGTTTCTGACTCGTGACCATACAACATAGATAAAAAGTTTCATACATAGACTGTTCATGGTGAACATACCTTATTGTCGGCATCAGGTACAAAAGCATTAGGACAGTTACGTTTATCATGGTGAGCCATTTGTTTGCAATTACGACAAAGCCTTTTAGGCTTCTCCGCTTTAGCTATGCATTGTTGCTTTTTGGAGATCATTCTCTTCCCGCTACCCTTGTTCTTTGCCTGACGAGGTGGTAGAATCCTCACCTCAGTTGAGGAACTGCACCTAAGAAGCATCTCCAACTCCTGCTCTTTGGTCATTGACTCTGATTGCGGATTGAGTTTCACCCTGAATTGTTTAAGTGTGTCAACAAGATCAGTGATGTCCTTTGTAGACACATTCTTGAGCACACTGATGGTCGCGTAGAACTCTGACCATAACTTGCACATTTCCATCTTTCGTAAATCAGTGGCATCAAAATCCTCAATTAACTCACCATGTGGACCATAAAGAGGGATCTTATGTGCATTCTTGGTCCACCGCATAAGAATGTATTTATCGGGCAAAGTGTGGACTTGTTTTCCGAGTAAACCCGGATAATGTGTCTACAAATAATACCCTTCCTGTTGAACAACTTGCAAGAACATTCAGCGTCATTCGTTAAAGAATTGTAGACGACTTGGTAGGTCTTCTGCGTTCTGGCATCAGCAATACCAATTAATTCTACACCGTTTGCAGGTGGTGTGAAGCCACCAACACTAAGGGAACAAATAGAAGCAGAAGCTTCTACTTGAAAATACGAGAAAGCGACATTTGTATAAACCTTGGAAGCATGAGCTTCCAACTTAAGAGAAGTCGCTAATTGTGGAAGAGTACAATCATCGTCTCTATCaagttgtttttgagtatggtaTTTGTACATCAATGGCACTTTGAAACCGCATCAAGAATTCAACAAGTGTACCATGTGCATTTTCAAAACGCTTGAAAAAATTATTCTGACTCTCAGAACGTTGAGTTGTTCGTAATAGACAACCCATAGGAACATCACGAAAATAAGTTGGGATCCATTTTCTCCTTTTTCTAAACATGGTTGACAACCAGGAATTAGcgtcaagattatgctcattgaCCAACTGATGCCACTTTTCTTCAAATTCAAGAGGTTCTAACTCAGCATCCCTAACAATAGCATTTAAACGGCTGACAAAATCAGTCTCTCTCGAAATTGCAGCCCAACCTTATCGAAGCTtttgcatgatatgccacatgcaatatctgcgCTTAACATGTTTGAAGACAGCACGCAAACCCAGCTTTATTCCAGCACACTGATCAGTTATTATACAGTGTGGCTCTCGCTGTCCCATAGCATCAAGGAACTTTTGAAAGACTCATGTGAACGAATCTTCATCCTCATGAAATAGCAACGCAGAAGCAAAAGTAACTGACCTTTTGTGGTGGTCTACGCCAGTAAAAGGAGTGAAAAGCATACAATACTTATTCGTACTGTAAGTTGGATCGTAAGTGATGTAATCACCAAACAAATCATAGTTTCTACGAGACTCTGCATCACACCAAAATGCACGAACCAAGCATTTACCAGAATCCACCTCATAAGCAAAGTAAAAACCTTCAGTGGTATCACGTTTATCCTCAAAATAGTTAACAAACAGTTGAGCATCCCGGTCTCCTATGAAACATTTGATATCCCTTCCAAAATTCTTAAAATCAACCAGTTGAGCTCCAACATTCTCATAGCCATCTACATATTCCTTGACATTTCTAAATGCCCTTGTTGGCCCTTGATTAACCCTTGAATGATCAATAATTGTCTTTTTATGGTAAAGATGGAGGTGCCTGTGTTTTTTTTGAAACTGTTGATTTCTAAGTGAACAAAGACGGTGATTATGCCACTCACGAAACTGAAAAACAACATAACCATCCCCATTATAGCGAAACTCAATCATAGCAGTACAACCAATCCTAGTTAATTTAGTGTTCCTGATATCAAAAGGCCTGGGAGTTGCCTGCTCCTTTCCACTATCTAAAACAGTAGCCTTCCTCTTACGATCTCTAAAACCTTCACGGTTGCAAACAACAAATTTATACTTCACATCACGAAATGCAGACCTTTTTTGAGAAGACTTCCTAGGTTCAAAACCACATGCTTCTGCATACACATCATAAAAACTAATAGCTTCTTCCAACGTCCCAAACAACTGGCCAATATAAGGTTTAAACTCAGGTGCAACATTCCTTGTCCACAATTCACTACCACTAGGTGTGGAGTCCAAAAGTAGTTGATGCAGACGAGAAGGAacagaatgttgttcaacatgtGGAGTAGAACTAGATGCATCAGGTGGTTCAATCAGAACAGTAGAAGTAAGTGAAGACTCAACAATATCATTGCTATCTTTAGAGGTAATGGCAGAGACATGAAGATCATTACAGGAAGAAGAAGTTACATTACTTGTAGGATCTGGCAAGAAAAGTAAAATGTAAAATAACAAGAAAAAGTCTAAAAGATATGGATGAAAACAAAATCACACAAGTGGCTGAACAATATCACATATCcaggaaaacaatatcacgttGTTTAGGAAAAATATCACACATGAAGATGGAAAACGATATCACAAGGAATGTTAcaggaacaatatcacacaagtgcctgaacaatatcacatatccaggaaaacaatatcacgtaCTCTAGAACAAATATCACACATGAAGttgaaaaacaatatcacaaacgtGAATATACAATGGTACAAATCAACATAAACAATATCAGCAGGTGtagaaaacaatatcacatattgaGCAAAATAAGAACGGCAATGCACAAAAAATATTTACCAAAAGTATGACGAACATGTGATTGAAAGCTGAAAGtacaaaataaagagagaatacGCAGAGATTTCAGAATACGCTGAAAGTACaaaattaagaagaataacataccAGACATCGCAATGAAGATTGAATACGCAGAGATTTGAGCAGGAAAACCTGGAAATCAAACAAAAACGTACCGAATTTTAAGG
It includes:
- the LOC141638301 gene encoding protein FAR1-RELATED SEQUENCE 5-like, whose protein sequence is MCDIFPKQHPTSNVTSSSCNDLHVSAITSKDSNDIVESSLTSTVLIEPPDASSSTPHVEQHSVPSRLHQLLLDSTPSGSELWTRNVAPEFKPYIGQLFGTLEEAISFYDVYAEACGFEPRKSSQKRSAFRDVKYKFVVCNREGFRDRKRKATVLDSGKEQATPRPFDIRNTKLTRIGCTAMIEFRYNGDGYVVFQFREWHNHRLCSLRNQQFQKKHRHLHLYHKKTIIDHSRVNQGPTRAFRNVKEYVDGYENVGAQLVDFKNFGRDIKCFIGDRDAQLFVNYFEDKRDTTEGFYFAYEVDSGKCLVRAFWCDAESRRNYDLFGDYITYDPTYSTNKYCMLFTPFTGVDHHKRDAELEPLEFEEKWHQLVNEHNLDANSWLSTMFRKRRKWIPTYFRDVPMGCLLRTTQRSESQNNFFKRFENAHATSLKLEAHASKVYTNVAFSYFQVEASASICSLSVGGFTPPANGVELIGIADARTQKTYQVVYNSLTNDAECSCKLFNRKGIICRHIIRVYSENKSTLCPINTFLCGGPRMHIRSLFMVHMGETQSAIRVNDQRAGVGDAS